Below is a window of Bernardetia sp. DNA.
TCTATCATAGCATCAGCCACTCTGACAAAACCAGCAATATTTGCCCCCTTGAGGTAATTTACTTTTTCGTCTTTCTTTCCATACTCCACACATTTGTCGTGGATGCTTTTCATAATATCTTTCAGTTCCTCATCTATCTTTTCTTTCGTCCAAGACATTCGTAGTGAGTTTTGTGTCATTTCCAGTCCAGAGGTAGCTACACCTCCAGCATTGGAAGCCTTACCTGGGGCATAAAGTATATTATTTTTTTCAAAAACATCTATTGCTTCTGATGTTGTTGGCATATTTGCCCCCTCTGCCACTAGCTGACAGCCATTTTTCACAAGTGATTTAGCTCCTTCTTTTTCCAATTCGTTTTGGGTAGCGCAAGGCAAAGCAATATCACATTTTACACTCCAAGGACGCTCGTCTTTATAAAACTTTGCAGACTTATATTTTTTTGCATATTCTTTGATTCTGCCTCGTTTTTCGTTTTTGAGTTCTTTTACAAACTCCAATTTTTCGATAGTAATTCCTTCTTCATCATAAATATAGCCATCAGAATCAGAAAGTGTTACCACTTTTGCACCTAATTCAATCGCCTTCTCACAGGCATACTGCGCTACATTTCCAGAACCTGAAATAGCTATTACTTTATCTTCTAAAGAATCGCCTTTGTGTTCCATCATTTCCTTTACAAAATACAAAAGTCCGTAGCCTGTGGCTTCTGTTCGGAGAAGTGAACCTCCCCATTTTACGCCCTTTCCAGTAAACGTTCCTGTAAATTCGTTGGAGAGTCGTTTGTATTGACCAAACATATAGCCTACCTCTCTTGCTCCTACGCCAATATCACCTGCAGGAATATCTGTATCAGCTCCTATGTGTCTAAATAGCTCTGTTACAAAACTCTGACAAAAACGCATTACTTCTGCATCACTTTTCCCTTTGGGGTTGAAGTCCGAACCTCCTTTTCCACCACCTAAAGGCAAGCCTGTAAGGGAATTTTTGAAAACCTGTTCGAAACCTAAAAATTTTAAAATAGACAAGTTTACACTCGGATGAAAGCGCACTCCACCTTTGTAAGGTCCTATGGCAGAATTGAATTGTACACGAAAACCTTTATTAACTTGAATCTCATTTTTATCGTCTAGCCAAGGCACACGAAATAAAATAGCTCTCTCTGGTTCGACCATTCGCTCTAATAACTTCGCTTTCTTATATTTTGGATTGTCTTCTATAAAAGGAAGAATAAATTCGGCAACCTCTTCTACAGCTTGTAAAAACTCAGATTCGTGGGGTTGCTTTTCCTTAACCTTTTCCATGAACCCCTTCACTTGGGCTTTATGATTATTTTTTGACATAATTTTAGGTGTGTATGTGTGGTTTGTAATTGGTTTGTTGAAAAAATGACACCTTAATCTACTGATTAAAATTATGAAGCTAACAGCCTTACTTTATGAATGTTTAAAAACACATATTTCATAGCTTCTCCCTAACACTAAGTACAAGGACAAATTAACTCTTCTGAAAGCTACAAAACAAGAAGTTTTGCTTTGTGTTGAAGGGAGTTGTGTGGTCTTCTTGCAAACATTTTATTTTATCAAAACTGTCAAAACTTAAGCTATTTTCATCATATTGAGATACTTCCAAACCACTACATTTTTTAGCTCCTTCCTTTGAAAACGTAGCCATAACTAAACCTTTTGCAACATATTTTTCTACTGTATTTTTATACTTATTTATGTCTTTATCATCTGTTAGAAAATGGAAAGTTGCTCTATCGTGCCAAAGCTCGTAGCTAATTTTAGGTTCAAATTCGGTTATATCACTTACTATCCAAGTTACAAATTTTGCCTTTTCTCCAAACTTTTCCTCTATGCGTTTTTTAGCTTTTTCTAAAGCTGTTGCAGAAATATCTAGCACTGTAATATCTGTAAAACCATCTTCTAAAAGAAGATCTACTAAATGACTTTCCCCTCCTCCAATATCAATAATTTTCGCATTTTTTTCTAGCTTAAAAGAGGAAATAAAATCAAGAGAAGTTTGAGGCTTGGCTTGTGTCCAGCTTACTTCTTGTGGCGTTTTGGTCTGATAGACATTTTCCCAATGTTGTTTTTTTGATTTCATTGTAATACGATTTTTATTCTACGACAATAATATTTTCTTTTTTAATAATCGGCAAATTTTGCATTCTTAGAAATAGTTGTCCTGTCAGAATCACATCTTTTGTACAATACACAGCGATTCGGTTTAAGTCTTTTTCTTTGTAATAAACACTATTTACTTCGCTTCCGTCAATATCGTCTTTACTGGTATCCAAACCAAAAACAGCAGCCAACAGAGATAGAGAGGTAAAATTTTTATAGTCGCCAAACTTCCACATGTGCATCGTATCAATATGGTTTACTTCCCACGGTTTTTTACCAGAAATATCCAAAGCGTAAGGAATATCCAATCCATTGATGAGCATACGACGACAGATATAAGGAAAATCAAATTCTTTTCCATTGTGAGCAATAAACTGCAAATTCTTACCAAATTTTTCTACTACTTTTATAAAATCTTCTAACAATTCTTTTTCATTGTCAGAAGCCAACGACTTTACTCTAAAGACTTGCTCTTCTTCTCCGTTTTCATTCTGTTGTAGTGTAAAGAAACCAATTCCAATAACAACTATTTTCCCAAACTCTGCATAAATGCCTGCTTTTTCCTCAAAGGCTTCTTTTGCTGTATCATCTGGCGCAATACGTGCAGCTTTTTTTTCCCAAAGAGGTTTTAATACATCTGGCAGTTCTTCAAAAGTAGCTTGTGCGCCTACGGTTTCGATGTCGATGACCATTAAGTTGGATAAATTGGTTGTTTTTCTCATTTCATTCTGATTATTTGCACATTTTAAAGGCTTATTCTGATTAACTTACTTCTCAAAAGTAATTAATTACACATCCTAATAAAAATACTTTGAATGCTTTTTATTAGAAAACATGCACTAAAACTCAATTTTATAGCTATGCACTATTTATTTTCCTACGGAACATTACAGAAAGAAAAAGTACAACTCTCCTCATTTGGTAGAATATTGGAAGGTTTTGAAGATATGATTGTGGGTTATAAACTAGAGCAATTAGAAATTACATCAGAAGAAGTCTTGGCAAAGAGTGAACAAAAATTTCATCCTATTGCTATCAAAACATCAAACCCTAACGCAAAAATAGAAGGAATGGTATATGAAATTTCTGATGAAGAATTAGCCCTCGCTGATAGCTACGAAGTTTCTGACTACAAGCGCATACTGGTTCATTCAGCGTTAGGNNNNNNNNNNNNNNNNNNNNNNNNNNNNNNNNNNNNNNNNNNNNNNNNNNNNNNNNNNNNNNNNNNNNNNNNNNNNNNNNNNNNNNNNNNNNNNNNNNNNACAAAAGTTAGGAATCCTAATATTTACTATTTTTAATCAATTATACATTATGAATGTTGCAGTTTGGGATACATACGTAAAACGTAAAGATGGTAAAGCCATGCACTTTGATATTTTGGTCAATGCAGAGGTTGAGCATACAGAACGTATTCTTGAGTATGGGAAACATTATTTACAAACTAAAGGCTTTTCTACTGAGGGTATTAAGGCAAAAAAATGCAAGTTTTGTCATATTGAAGTTGCATCTGATCAGGTTCAGCAAGATATTGAAAGAAAAGGCTTCTCTATCATTGAAATGTTGAATTGTAACTAATTTTTCGTTTATATAATTCTTAAATTTGCCTGTAATAATTATTGATTGTTACAGGCTTTTCATATATGGAGAAACAACTAGATAGTAAGATAGTGATGGGGTTAGAGCGTATAGCAGAAGTGTTTAAGGTTTTGCTTTGGGAAGAAGCTAAACAACATGGTTTAAGTCCCATACAAATACAAATTCTGATATTCATAAAACAGCATAGCATAGAACTGGCAAATGTAACCTATTTATCTAAAGAATTTAACCTTACTAAACCAACAGTTAGTGATGCCATTCGTATTCTGTTAAAGAAAGGTATTATTCATAAAATTCCATCTCCAACAGATAAAAGAGCCTACTCTATTGCATTGACAGAACACGGAAAGGCACTTGTAGAACAATTACAAAATTTTTCAAAACCGTTAGAGAAATATGTAACAGAGCTTTCATTAGAAACCAAAACAGATTTTTTTAAGACACTTACTCACCTCATCTTTCAATTAAACAAGAGTAATGTTATTACAGTCCAACGAATGTGCTTTTCCTGTCATCATTATGAAAAAAGACAGGACAAAGAAAATCAACACTTTTGTAAACTGTTACAAACCCAACTAACAAATAAGAATATACAGCTAGACTGCCCAGAGTTTCAAGAAAAAATATAATAGTTACTCTCGTTTTGCAAATCGTATAAACAAAATAATTCCTAAAGAGAGCGCAATAAGAGCAACTATTCCAACTTGAATAGAGGTTTTTGTATCTATTCGACTCACAATGACTGTTTTATCTTTATTTTTTTTAGCTTCTTGTTCAGCAATAAAGGCAGCTAGATACACAGATTTTTGTAGTGAATCAAGCACCAAGTAATCTGGAATATTATCATTAAGAATATATAAAAGTTCTGATGCTACAGTGTCTGTTTTTATAAAAAATGTTGAATCGCTATATCCTTCTATTTCTGTTAGGTAACTAGCTTCAAACTTCTCATCTATTCTACCTCCTTCAGCTATCCATTCTTTTTCCTGACTAAAGATAGATTTAAGATAATTATCTCTTTCTTTAATTTTTTGCGCCAAAAATACTGAAATATCTGTTGTATTGTATTTTTCACTCTTTTGCAGTTGATGTTGATGGTGTAAAAGGGCAGAGGAAGCTAATAGTGTATAAGATTTTGCTGTCTTTGGCGAATAGTCTGAAATCAGTTGTGCAGCTCTCAAATAAGCAAAGGCAGCAGTTTGTGCAGCTCCTCTCTTATTTTTCAATATTTCTTTTTGCTCGTCTGTGTA
It encodes the following:
- a CDS encoding MarR family winged helix-turn-helix transcriptional regulator translates to MEKQLDSKIVMGLERIAEVFKVLLWEEAKQHGLSPIQIQILIFIKQHSIELANVTYLSKEFNLTKPTVSDAIRILLKKGIIHKIPSPTDKRAYSIALTEHGKALVEQLQNFSKPLEKYVTELSLETKTDFFKTLTHLIFQLNKSNVITVQRMCFSCHHYEKRQDKENQHFCKLLQTQLTNKNIQLDCPEFQEKI
- a CDS encoding gamma-glutamylcyclotransferase family protein, translating into MHYLFSYGTLQKEKVQLSSFGRILEGFEDMIVGYKLEQLEITSEEVLAKSEQKFHPIAIKTSNPNAKIEGMVYEISDEELALADSYEVSDYKRILVHSALG
- the gdhA gene encoding NADP-specific glutamate dehydrogenase, with amino-acid sequence MSKNNHKAQVKGFMEKVKEKQPHESEFLQAVEEVAEFILPFIEDNPKYKKAKLLERMVEPERAILFRVPWLDDKNEIQVNKGFRVQFNSAIGPYKGGVRFHPSVNLSILKFLGFEQVFKNSLTGLPLGGGKGGSDFNPKGKSDAEVMRFCQSFVTELFRHIGADTDIPAGDIGVGAREVGYMFGQYKRLSNEFTGTFTGKGVKWGGSLLRTEATGYGLLYFVKEMMEHKGDSLEDKVIAISGSGNVAQYACEKAIELGAKVVTLSDSDGYIYDEEGITIEKLEFVKELKNEKRGRIKEYAKKYKSAKFYKDERPWSVKCDIALPCATQNELEKEGAKSLVKNGCQLVAEGANMPTTSEAIDVFEKNNILYAPGKASNAGGVATSGLEMTQNSLRMSWTKEKIDEELKDIMKSIHDKCVEYGKKDEKVNYLKGANIAGFVRVADAMI
- a CDS encoding 3'-5' exonuclease — protein: MRKTTNLSNLMVIDIETVGAQATFEELPDVLKPLWEKKAARIAPDDTAKEAFEEKAGIYAEFGKIVVIGIGFFTLQQNENGEEEQVFRVKSLASDNEKELLEDFIKVVEKFGKNLQFIAHNGKEFDFPYICRRMLINGLDIPYALDISGKKPWEVNHIDTMHMWKFGDYKNFTSLSLLAAVFGLDTSKDDIDGSEVNSVYYKEKDLNRIAVYCTKDVILTGQLFLRMQNLPIIKKENIIVVE
- a CDS encoding DUF2024 family protein, with protein sequence QKLGILIFTIFNQLYIMNVAVWDTYVKRKDGKAMHFDILVNAEVEHTERILEYGKHYLQTKGFSTEGIKAKKCKFCHIEVASDQVQQDIERKGFSIIEMLNCN
- a CDS encoding methyltransferase produces the protein MKSKKQHWENVYQTKTPQEVSWTQAKPQTSLDFISSFKLEKNAKIIDIGGGESHLVDLLLEDGFTDITVLDISATALEKAKKRIEEKFGEKAKFVTWIVSDITEFEPKISYELWHDRATFHFLTDDKDINKYKNTVEKYVAKGLVMATFSKEGAKKCSGLEVSQYDENSLSFDSFDKIKCLQEDHTTPFNTKQNFLFCSFQKS